In Papaver somniferum cultivar HN1 chromosome 9, ASM357369v1, whole genome shotgun sequence, the genomic stretch TTTAGCCATTTATCCTATCAGTGAACGGATTTTActtgtaattcctgtaaatgaTTGAAAACAATATCATTAGCAAAATAACAAGATCTAGCTtgtataaatgtgggtataaaagggtcgtactttcgtgcttatcagatgcctattgaaaaagcggggtataacaaccacacctaataggtcgttcggaaatatgtatggactaagtccaatataattccgagagcaccaactaataaagtgagctcaatcaagaaatatatcaaagagttgtatctcaatttctcaatacaatctgcaatcgaacagatagaaatctgtgagccggattgatatgagaaacaccttggatggtaccaaagaccaatgcccaagtgccaatcaattcctatccaacaaccaaggtcggatttaccaattgattgatctacgcataacctgtgatatttcaattatgtaaaaatATAGTgcgcaaaaaaaaaataacacagacaccagaagttttgttaacgaggaaactgcaaatgcagaaaaaccacgggacctagtccaaatttgaacaccacactgtattaagccgctacggacactagcctactacaagttaacttcggactggaatgtagttgagacctaaccaagtctgttagagcatagcttggttgaatccaccaagcgttggtatgtcaagtttggttgtcatattttagtgaactaaaactcatttaagagtcgcttgattaaatgtactagagtcaccttcgtataggttagcttgaaagtattaggatacgagacattacaagtattgtgaaaacttgaagaagtacggagctacaaccacaacatcatccttccacttgaggttagtgatatttgacttgaattatttcattccctaacgtatctttcaagtcgtgcatattgaaaacaaaactgtgaagcatgaacactctagatagacatagtattaaggaattcaatacgaggtttattgcttaaccattaaactttgtagataagacatcaacataatcgtatgaatgctattgtgattatgtatgggtatgaggtgaggatttcatcctaggaaactatgttgttacatgtgttttaaggaagtaagttcatgaactttgtttgtgaaccgaaaagcaaatcgccaggcgttattggggatgttcttcattgcatatcttatgaacgaccaatatgtgtgattagtataaccgctcatgacttgtttgtgttcttggtaaaactgttcacatgaggcctgacttttgtattggtatgacttctattagtgaaaccgatcttaagtaatcaccagttggtatgatcgagtttgtgtcgtttgtaaggcctaacactgggtaaaggggaaccgatcctagtaagaggtgcaacatgtcacaaaggggaatcgatccttgtatatggggtgcatcaaggtttatagcagaaaggggaaccgatcctatggacatgtgcaacacatatgagttagatgccatatatatgtggggaaccgatcctagtacctagtcaaccgaattttgggaagctagtgtgactatgcagagtactcacatggaggtagaaccgaaacttgttttggtagaaccgttaaacccatgatttgtgattgagaagttcttgatcaatcgcatagctcttgaaagtcagatgaaccaattctaaacttgtttggaagtgtggtaaatcggtttcaagtgagtaagtatgaaagaggacttacaaagaaaggatgtcgacacactttgaacacgtgcagcgatgcgtatattttttttattgttcaaagatattccttaacgcctaaaaaggaagtaaatcccaggatcgaaattaaataagttaagaatcttttaattaaggtctttaattatatatggaaaataagaattagtaatgtgcatttgctagttaaatattttccaaggagattttcgatcattattctGGACAGatcattctcaggaattatgaaaaccgaatatggaaattattatagaatatcttgagaatattttcggttttggaaattccttggtgtccaaacttctttgtctataaatacttgaagtttgcctttctagcaaactaagccttcgtgacagtaaacttcctctgttgtactgttactggtgaagccgcctattcagagaggagagtaacctaattaggcgaaatctcttacgaccactcagtttaaagtcttcttttggattgagaagctctagcgcgcaccattggtgggaaactagataattgcggtttatcttttgttttcatattgatttgattgactaacggtggttgaactttgattgcacctagtttttttatgtgcCTAAAAGACCAGTTTATATTTAACTAGAGCCTTATTTTACTTGGACTTGATCATGCCTAAGGAAATAATAATTCCTAATATTCCTAGTTTCTATTCATTTTTTGCATGTCTCATTATTGGCTTCATTAAACATTGATAAATCATGCACATTGCTTATCAACCACAATGCagacacataatctcaaacaaatatatactttgtttaaCAATTTTACATTCAGCTTTATTAAGGTTTTTCCGTATTGATGTTAATTGCCAAGTTATGACCTCTTTGCAGTTAAACTTCTAACGCCCAACCTTTTCCTTTCAACAGGTACTTGCAAGCTCTGAATTGGGAAGGTCAGTTCATCTTTTTGCTGGTTTTTGCTCCAGTTTGTATTTATTAGGTTGCTCTGCACTGATTGTAAGAAACCAAGTTTGCctagatttttctttttaactaTGGTGTGAATTCGGTATTtgcctagttttttttttttttttttttttttgagagcatTTGTGCAAACTGAATTCAAATGTGTATTGAACTTGTAGATTGATTTTGTACATTGAATTTGAAAGTTTGGTTGAATGGTGAAATATTTTCTAAGTATATGAAATTGTAAATTGATTCCAGCAGAATCTCATTGGAGTTTGATTTTCAATTCAGGGTAATTTCAGTTTTGATTCAGAATTGTTTCAGGCTCAGTCAGAATGGATGCAATCAGTCGGCCATAACTGACTCATTTCTTTTTTATATTAAATAATCAAATCTACAACGTAATCCAGATGTCGGACTTAGCGACGACTTGAAAGCATCGTAAATCTGAGTCAACTTGAAAGTGTCGTTCCATAAAAAGACACTAAATTTACGGCACTTTCACAGGCActtggaaagtttcatataaCTCGTTAATACGACACTTTGCAACTATCTTAAAACGACCTTTTTCCACTAGTGaacggtggttgaattttgattgtacctagtttttttatgcttgagaatcttctcttctaatataagatttactcaaactagttcaaggtttcgacagtgatctttagactgttattagtgctaaagacgatcttgtgataatccattgttaacagactccgttctgtgtgtgattgatcacaagagattcaagtagttatgtgcaggtgtttattgaagatctaagaagatttgaagacaaagaagagatataagatttctgacttggttatataaatctttggtgtgcacaatacttgtttcggtaaaagaggatccaactataatcggtttatccttgtggtatgtTGATAGAagagttgtgtagatcggcatcaatacgtttccttgggattaaaggtattgagcgcaaaatcttaacgattaccttttggtaattgaacataagatagatcttggaacctggcaaaggagtttatgaTAAACATGAGAgtctttgtccaactcatatcacttggttgaagagagttgataccaaacagatttgttgttcctttactgtttggaatacgaaccaaaggaattggtccaagtacgtgacttgtttacaggtcggaggcgtgggaatacagacggaactaggtgaactataggtttagttgcttggtctcacctacacgaagttggtttattttgtatagcggcttaatcctgagagtattcaattctggacaaggtctctgggtttttctgcatttgcggttttcctcgttaacaaaatcttgctgtgttatttactttatatttcagaattataattattttattataactaaagtaaattacacaaacattaattcatatttacttgataagcaatcctattgtgtttggttaagtccgaacctttgtatcaagtaaacatacttcattgttgtattgtctcgatctcgtatccatagacgatcacacgaagtgtgaaccgatttgttgtattgtctcgacacagtccatagacaatcactttcggagaaagtacttataggaaggaaaagttttaggttgaggtatatttgggtaccctcgccttttcaattgggatcagagcaggcaaacacgaaaagatctaacaatatgtgtttggtgcgatccgtcctaaaagaattgaatctatgatcgattcagttaacgttatccAAGAGttttaatgctcaaaagttgaagatgttaatacttcgttagctcatgatccaggagttgcgaaaacatccatgtctttttctgatgaaaaggaagatgttgataaagagttggtaaaactcctaaagcccataaaatctctgtcttctaaagttctTATATTGAAGACAAAGACTAATCTTTTTAAATAGGAGATCAGAGTTAAAGACAGTCAACTGCATATTCTGGCTGAAGAGAATTTAAATCTCACTGTcaaaattagaagctcttggtaaatatcTTACTCAAGGAAAAAAGACACGTCCTATAATTTTGACAAATGattctgttgtgatttcttctgatactgaagaaactaaaagtccttgttcaacttttacagattgtgatgaAACTGGTTTGGTCACGACTGAAAcgaatcaagatgatggtagtttacctaactacatcaagtcagaagaggataagaaaccagCTCCTatgtctactgatgatcaaacgaaatcttgtgcaaAGAAAACTTTGAATTACGTAatggtgatcttaaggaatacaactttcagtcacttgacatgaaacttatacttcttcaacatattgtggtaaaaatgaaggaagtttcttgtcttaaaaaaccgaaagaccattcctcagtagaaagacagattgtACCACAacccaataagatcaactcaaaatgGGTTAAGGAGGGTTCTGCCAATACAAGCTTTTTTCATATTAATTTGAAGATTAGGCAATCAAGAAATTTCATTAGTGAACTTAAAGATAGTAATGGTGATATAATttcagatcaaaagaagatagcAGATACTTTAGTAAATCATTTTgaacaaaaattcaaatttcaagaaactgaagaaactgATTCTCTCCTTGAAGTCATCCCTGAGGTTATTACTAAAGAAGATCAACAAATGCTTGATGCAGTTCCAAATGAAGAAGAGATGAAGGAAGCTATCTTTAGTATGGATCCAGACAGTTCCCCGGGTCCAGATGGATTCTCAACTTGTTTCTACAAAACTTGCTGGCACATAATTCATACAGATTTTTTTCAAGCTATTCAGTTTTGCTGGCAAAGAAGATTCATTCCAAAGGGGCTTAATTCAAATTTTCTAGTTTTGTTGCCTAAAGTTGAAGGTGCTAAATCTCCTAATCATTTCAGgccaattggtcttagtaatgTCAACTTTAAGACAATTACTAAAATAATCAATACAAGAATGAGTTCCTTGATGACTAAAATGATGACTAAAATGATAAGTCCTTAGCAGGCGGCTTACATTAAAGGCAGAAGTATACAAGAGCAAATCATTTTAACTTCTGAGCTAGTAAATGAAATGAGGAAAAAGAAAAGAGGAGGAAATGTAGCTCTGAAACTTGATATTTTTCAGGCATATGACTCAGTAAATTGGCAATTCTTTTTTCAGGTTCTTATCAAGTATGGTTTCTCAACATCTTGGTGTCAGTGGTTGCAAACTTTGTTTGAATCAGCAAAAATTTCTGTTATGATAAATGGTGGACCACAAAGATTCTTCTCTGTTGGTAGAGGACTAAGACATGGTGATCCTTTGTCCCCAACCCTATTTGTTATTATGGAAGATGTGTTTAGTAGATGTATTCATAAAATGGTGCAGGAAGGCAAGATAGAACCAATGGTCATAAGAAAAGGTATACATCCTACACATTTGTTCTTTGCTGATGATGTTCTGATTTTCTGTAATGGATCCAAGAAGAGTGTAGAGAATCTCATGAGCTTGTTGGATAAATATCAAAAAGGATCTGGTCAGATTATCAATAAAACCAAAAGTAAGTTGTTCATTGATGAAACTTCAGTTGTGAGGAAGAATCAGATAAAGGATCTCATGCAAATGGAATTAAGTCACTTCCCTGATAAATACCATAGTGTTATACTTTCTCCTGGAAAAGTTAAAGTATCCACAGTGTGGCCAATGGTAGAAATGATTCAAAATAATAAGAAACTTCTTGTGGTCTGGAGATGGAGATATCAGAAACTATACAATATTATCTTGGAAGAAAGTATGCACTCCTTACACTGAAGGAGGTTTGGGTATTCAAAGATTGGAGGTAATTAACAAGGCTTTGCTCATGAAGATGATGTGGAGAATCATAAACTCTAATGAAGAATGGGCTCTGTTTATAAAAGCTAAGTACATGAACAAAAATGGTCAATGGACTTAGAACTGGAAATTTTCTTCTATTTGGCCTGGATTGAAGTGGGTATGGAGTTCTTTAAAAGACAATATCAAATGGTGTTTAGGTAATGGCAATAATATCAATGTCTGGTTTGATAACTGGATTGGTGATACTCCTTTAATAAagaaagtaggcatgcatgactATGCAAAGAACAATTTAAGCATGAAAGTTTCTCAGTTGATTCAGAACAATCAATAGAATATTCCTTCAGAACTGCAACAGATGATCACCTTTATGAGACTGCCTGATATTGGTGGAGAGCAAGAATTACTCATTTGGACTGGTCATATGCAAGGTAAATTCACTACTTCCTCAACAATTTCAATTTTAAGACATAAAGAACCTATTCTTGAATGCTCTAAGCATATATGGAACTATTTTCTACATCCTAGCACATCAAGTAATGTCTGGAAAATTATTCAAGGCATTTATGTTGATGATCCTACAATGGTTAAAAATGGATATCATTAGGTTTCTAGTCCATTTGGGTATTTTCTCATGCATtagatttataatgatagtgttgtttctagtacaaatccaaataattttaataattattcacctattcaaaaggatgaggatttgactagagataccaccgttttagacgatgtagttcatgatcctttagcctgcagtatgttggataatctattatttgatgtgcctatcagtgaatcggaggaagtaactatgattaacaccttagttaatgagcctttactagaaactttcgttggtaatcctttatatgattgtgatgatggtttagaggaaagagtttaccctgagaataatgttttagagtctagcgatttagaaacactaatcttagaagaccataaactcgtagagatgagcgaggatgaaccagacttagaagaatcaattgaccattttcaggaatctgatgacctagaaattagggaagttgtgactagtctttctagagacacagaaaactctaagtttgggggtaattctccgtgtgctttaactattagaaagttccctcgtgtaggacttgacatttgtgcctcaaccatcttacaagattatcttcatacacattttaccgaacctaatgatgtccagaaagaagctcagttgttagaaacccattctctggttgatgtggtttacccaggcgataatacccaaattgacttaGAACTGGAAATTATTCAGAGTATTAAAAATGGATACCCAAAATTATTCCTAGCTGAATTTGTAATATGTAACTCCTTTCATTTCAATCCTGGGAAGAAATGTTGGCCTTCCTATGAATACCTGCCGTTCACCAGCTCCTAAATTTGCACCTTTTTTTGCAGCATTATCAGCTGAGAAGTTCACTTCTCTGAGCTGGTGTTGAAAAATGACTGAAGATAAATTTTTGATTGCTTTTTGCCATCTTACCCTGACAAACCAAGGAGCTTGATTTCTTGCAAAATTTTCCAGAACTGACTTTGAATCAGAACATACAATAATGTTCTGCATTTTCCATTCTACTGCCAATTCAGCTGCACACACAACAACATAGTTCTCTGCTACATAATTAGTTGTAATTCCTAAACCACCAGTCATCACTCCAACCACCTGACAAACATGATCCCTAATAACAACCCCAAATCCAGCTTTCCCAGTATTACCAAAAGAAGAGCCATCACAGCAAAACATTACATAATTTATTGGAGGAGGAAaccaaaagcattccttaatactcTGAATAATTTCCAGTTCtaagtcaatttgggtattatcgcctgagtaaaccacatcaaccagagaatggttttctaacaactgagcttctttctggacatcattaggttcggtaaaatgtgtatgaagataatcttgtaagaaggttgaggcacaaatgccaagtcctacacgagggaactttctaatagttaaagcacacggagaattacccccaaacttagagttttctgtgactctagaaagactagtcacaacttccctaatttctaggtcatcagattcctgaaaatggtcaattgattcttctaagtctggttcatcctcgctcatctctacgagtttatggtcttctaagattagtgtttctaaatcgctagactctaaaacattattctcagggtaaactctttcctctaaaccatcatcacaatcatataaaggattaccaacgaaagtttctagtaaaggctcattaactaaggtgttaatcatagttacttcctccgattcactggtaggcacatcaaataatagattatccaacatactgcaggctaaaggatcatgaactacatcgtctaaaacggtggtatctctagtcaaatcctcatccttttgaataggtgaataattattaaaattatttggatttgtactagaaacaacactatcattataaatctcaatcggagtaacaaattcctgatcactatgcctacatatttcatgttcttcatcaatactatcctcatcataatcatctttataataacatgaaaagatcgaacctcatcaaaacaagtagtgttaccaattctaacctcgtcatcttgattatgtgaataaaaactatccttattttcaagggcggtattgggaacactatactggAAAGTAatactatcctgagcaagtttttccacaatcctatttgtactctcagtaaattgcttgagggactcttctagagatatcttagttgaccgctctacggactcttctgggagaagaatattataagtctctttcataaataacttccgtgtagactcattgaaactcttgagagactcttctagagaaatagaaggattgttttgctcgtatgacctgtgggtatatagatagtaattggtctcacaatggtatggaccataaccttcaaaagtttcacgttcccaatcactattcacactatggtcataaaaaggataatgtccaagctgctcagtcggatactcattgcgttggctattataatactagttcgacatcctaaccgcaagggaattctaaacaaacacaaagaaggctgactcgaccacaacaagcctattttatctagcaaacaaaaagcatgatggctccacttagattgtttctagactagcttatattctttcgaaagggaattcgttacaatttaagcaaacccctatagAATcgatccgagtcaaagtaagttgaatagaggcaagggaagctgcgtggagctttgatacccaaggcctcaccgcattaaaggaggcgcagtcacgcattcaactcacagaaaccattatgaatttcgaagtatgcttaaaagagtaaccaatatttttcgaatgactttcctattaagctcgttaccctatcggtctcgttctagtcaaaattttaggcttaggttcgcgtttggtttcgttttcctaagacgggcaagaagagaacggtgatgaaatccaaacccttatcttgtatggacaggccttgccctttactaggaaattaaaacagtcgtattcgattcctcaacatatatgcatacaaaatcatccagtaaacccactgacaggggattcgcgggtgtttataattcttacctcccattccagacgggggatgaatcgttgaagtcgactcgggccacgactcctatgtcatgtacgaacccgaggggccaaggcgatattgtaatcaccgtccttctctgcacacagtttatttaaaactacccttccgtagggtttttaaaaatagaataaagtccaatgtccaaaaataaagtccaaaaagaaaaaaggtccaaaaataaaagattatagaaataaaaacttaattacagtttctaaaataaaataaaattatttacaaaatcttcttcttcactccttttggatttctctttgctttcctttttgggatttgcctttcttttcaacactttttccctTTTccttagcttagctccaaatctgaaagcaaataagaaataccaaaacgcataaatagaacaaaaataataaaaagaaaaggaaaggaaaacctaaaaacaaatccccgtcggcggcgccaaaaattgatcgaatttttatatagtggtaagaaggttgtcgttcactcggactttgttgaattgattctaggcttaaatataaaaatactaaaaatgagaaattataaacaaaatatgtcacgggatgaagaattcattgggactcgggatttcactgtttttcatattcaagtggttcagaaattaatcctagagaAGTATAGCTCTAAACAcaagaaatatcaactctaatattttgccaagatagatttcataaaacatcaattgtaaattacaagcatagtgtatctaaagcacctaagactaagcatacactatctaacaagatgacaattgattaatagaaatcataaatcatttataatcggtgcaaaaagtaaataaggaattaattaaatttaccacatgatgaaattcagcttcgtccgtcgtcccagcgatggggtctagctccacatagtgaaaacacactcaaaggaatttttcattgctcaaaaggtgtttgcaaggagaaaaaatataaagcagtgtgtttgtaacaggtataattgttacaaaactcactgttacagagaaacactaacagactgttgcgaattcgaaataattgttacaaaaattgttacaaagatattgaatttgaaactatAGGCAACGGTTTCTGTGACTGTTTTTAACTgttgttctgtgttcttcttcttcttcaatggcagcagcagagacaaactctgcaactcccgattctctCTCTGTTGTTGCTCTAAACGATCctcaaactctccatccccttctatgacaacccagcacctatttataacccagcagcagcaaaatatcacgtaattacttcatataattctccattactcggcattattcttcacagccagtttaggaaataattcagatttttgatctctacacacgttctgaagctgccaaattgccatatttaactccttcgtactccaaatagttgttagggccttccaaacacgagcaacacacgtctaactcgctgtaatcccgtgaatatttcttccagcgtatgtgtttccctgttttcttctcacggattattTAGCCAAATTCAATCAAACCAAAgacccataccaagccttttaggctatatcacgtccacccatgaagtttcagcgattcagtctacctctaacccattcaaaatctgatcgaaaaatctgccaggagagaaactcttcttcccgccaaaaacaaaattcgaaatgaagaagatgggtgttgtggagaaaaatgggtgatgtggacgaaaatgggctacatatagcggtgagtgacacttagcaaaaatgggggtccgtatagcaaatgtcctcgggggagccccgagcaacttttcgagccgaattttccaacaatatttatttccaaaaaatacctacaaacatacaaaataacataataaatacgaaatcgagtactaacaatacgaacattgaggacaaattagacacatgaatgcgtctatcaaatacccccaaacttattatttgctagtcctcgagcaaaactaaaaaataaaatccaactcactaggtggccctagt encodes the following:
- the LOC113311922 gene encoding uncharacterized protein LOC113311922 encodes the protein MFCCDGSSFGNTGKAGFGVVIRDHVCQVVGVMTGGLGITTNYVAENYVVVCAAELAVEWKMQNIIVCSDSKSVLENFARNQAPWFVRVRWQKAIKNLSSVIFQHQLREVNFSADNAAKKGANLGAGERQVFIGRPTFLPRIEMKGVTYYKFS